A single region of the Acidobacteriota bacterium genome encodes:
- the prfA gene encoding peptide chain release factor 1 — MFEKLEQIERTHGELTHKLADPSIFEDPSVYRETSKALAEIDPVVQLYREYRELAEERQGVEEMLAGLKRGDELFDMAQQEQSALEERIETLEERLKRELTPKDPNDNRNVVLEIRAGTGGDEATLFASELFRMYSRYAESRGWKVEIIELSESGVGGIKELSAIVEGRGAFSRLKYEGGVHRVQRVPDTEASGRIHTSAVTVAVLPEADEVDVDIDEKDLRIDRYCSSGPGGQGVNTTYSAVRLTHLPTGLVVTCQDERSQIKNRAKAMRVLRARLMEIETAKAQDAISEERRKMVGSGDRSEKIRTYNFPQNRITDHRIGLTLHQLPAILEGAMDPLVDPLVTHFQAERMEAATREPGS, encoded by the coding sequence ATGTTCGAAAAGCTTGAGCAAATAGAACGAACCCACGGCGAGCTGACCCACAAGCTCGCCGATCCCTCGATCTTCGAGGACCCCTCGGTCTACCGCGAGACCTCCAAGGCGCTGGCGGAGATCGATCCCGTGGTCCAGCTCTACCGCGAATACCGCGAGCTAGCGGAGGAGCGTCAGGGCGTCGAGGAGATGCTCGCCGGCCTCAAGCGTGGCGACGAGCTCTTCGACATGGCGCAGCAGGAGCAGAGCGCCCTGGAAGAGCGCATCGAGACGCTGGAAGAGCGCCTGAAGCGCGAGCTCACCCCCAAAGACCCCAACGACAACCGCAATGTGGTGCTGGAAATCCGCGCCGGCACCGGCGGCGACGAGGCCACCCTCTTCGCCTCCGAGCTCTTCCGCATGTACAGCCGCTATGCCGAGTCCCGAGGCTGGAAGGTCGAGATCATCGAGCTTTCCGAATCCGGGGTCGGCGGCATCAAAGAGCTCTCCGCCATCGTTGAAGGCCGCGGAGCCTTCAGCCGCCTAAAGTATGAAGGCGGCGTCCACCGCGTGCAGCGGGTTCCCGACACCGAAGCCTCGGGACGCATCCACACCTCCGCGGTCACGGTGGCAGTGCTGCCGGAAGCGGACGAGGTCGATGTCGACATCGACGAGAAAGATCTGCGCATCGACCGCTACTGCTCCTCCGGCCCCGGCGGACAGGGCGTCAACACCACCTACTCGGCGGTCCGCCTGACCCACCTGCCCACCGGGCTGGTGGTCACCTGCCAGGACGAGCGCAGCCAGATCAAGAATCGGGCGAAGGCTATGCGGGTGCTGCGCGCCCGGCTGATGGAGATCGAGACCGCCAAGGCTCAGGATGCCATCAGCGAGGAACGCCGCAAGATGGTGGGCAGCGGCGACCGCTCCGAGAAGATCCGGACGTACAACTTCCCCCAGAACCGGATCACCGACCACCGCATCGGCCTTACCCTGCACCAGCTCCCGGCGATTCTCGAGGGAGCCATGGATCCCCTGGTGGATCCCTTGGTCACCCACTTCCAGGCCGAGCGCATGGAAGCGGCCACCCGCGAACCCGGCTCCTGA